From a single Methylacidiphilum kamchatkense Kam1 genomic region:
- a CDS encoding FkbM family methyltransferase, which translates to MDGYSYWYYWKRKLALYKKDLSSYTRESSCFLRSKICQIILWTFYKKIFKGEWSLYLDNGSKFIYRSEQGFIPLSFSFSGITDYREMKFLSRFLREGDYVFDCGANQGLYSIYMAKLVGEKGKVVAIEPCEKFIQSLNKNKNENKFYCIEVHPVAVANKEGKTFFLENGPYSRLDPKNTKPYRKAVEVRCLEDLLDDRIHYVFGKIDVEGAELFVLQGLKKMLKNANPPAIQIEITNLTKDYGYSAHDLKEFLLAFGYHIYLYTPWSNTLICKKEPWKHCLNSLAIHQREIEFVQNRLKDKKHSE; encoded by the coding sequence ATGGATGGATATTCTTATTGGTATTATTGGAAAAGGAAATTAGCTCTTTACAAAAAAGATCTCAGTTCTTATACCAGAGAATCTTCTTGTTTTTTAAGATCTAAAATTTGCCAAATTATCCTTTGGACCTTTTATAAAAAGATTTTTAAAGGAGAATGGAGTCTTTATCTTGATAACGGATCGAAATTTATTTACCGCTCTGAACAAGGTTTTATCCCCCTATCCTTTTCTTTTTCTGGAATTACTGATTATAGAGAGATGAAGTTCCTAAGTCGGTTTTTGAGAGAAGGAGATTATGTTTTCGATTGTGGAGCCAATCAAGGTCTTTATAGCATCTACATGGCAAAACTTGTTGGGGAAAAAGGGAAGGTTGTTGCCATTGAACCTTGCGAAAAATTTATTCAATCTCTTAATAAAAATAAAAATGAAAATAAATTTTATTGCATTGAAGTCCATCCAGTTGCTGTTGCTAACAAGGAAGGAAAAACATTCTTTCTTGAAAACGGTCCCTACAGTCGCCTAGATCCAAAAAATACAAAACCTTACCGAAAGGCAGTCGAAGTAAGATGCCTTGAAGATCTTCTTGACGACAGAATTCATTATGTATTTGGGAAAATTGACGTCGAAGGAGCTGAACTTTTTGTCCTTCAGGGACTGAAAAAAATGCTTAAAAATGCAAATCCTCCTGCTATTCAAATAGAAATAACAAACTTGACCAAAGACTATGGATATTCAGCCCACGATCTTAAAGAGTTTCTTTTAGCCTTCGGCTATCATATTTATCTTTACACTCCATGGTCTAACACTCTCATATGTAAAAAAGAACCCTGGAAGCATTGTTTAAACTCTTTAGCCATCCATCAAAGGGAAATAGAGTTTGTCCAAAACCGACTAAAAGATAAAAAGCACAGTGAATGA
- a CDS encoding dihydropteroate synthase: MLTLSYLSELYLLHSNEYSKEVRRFELRGRYFPDPHKPNLMGVINLSSESWYRESVALDTSAAIRKVNILQASGADIVDIGAESSLSYAQRIDDIQQLELLLPIIKEVSTTSTLISVETYHLNVAKGCFKAGAAILNLTKGDNLKEFFKVVADYDGGVIINFVRGDNVREVQPIELPNDPLSLLFPYFEKRVEEALSCGVRKIWLDPGLGFYYPNLLDGPTRIQRQMEIFLHTFRLRKFGWPICHALPHAFECFQDEVRTAEAFFAVLAILGKTDLLRTHELNKVLGVVKTMQLFSSKNP, from the coding sequence ATGCTGACGTTATCTTATCTCTCTGAATTATATTTATTGCATTCCAACGAGTATTCTAAAGAAGTTCGTCGTTTTGAGCTTCGCGGAAGATATTTTCCTGATCCTCATAAGCCAAATCTTATGGGAGTCATTAATCTGTCCTCAGAATCTTGGTACCGCGAAAGTGTGGCTTTAGATACAAGTGCGGCAATACGAAAGGTGAACATTCTCCAAGCCTCTGGAGCGGATATAGTCGATATTGGTGCTGAGTCTTCTTTGTCGTATGCTCAAAGGATTGATGATATCCAACAACTTGAACTGCTCCTTCCTATTATTAAAGAGGTATCGACTACAAGCACACTCATTTCTGTGGAAACCTATCATCTTAATGTAGCCAAAGGCTGTTTTAAGGCAGGAGCTGCTATTTTAAATCTTACAAAGGGGGATAATTTAAAAGAATTTTTTAAAGTTGTGGCTGACTATGACGGGGGAGTGATTATTAACTTTGTTCGAGGTGATAATGTTCGCGAAGTCCAACCGATTGAGCTTCCCAATGATCCACTAAGTTTACTTTTCCCTTATTTTGAAAAACGGGTTGAAGAAGCTTTGTCGTGTGGAGTAAGAAAGATATGGCTAGATCCAGGTCTTGGATTTTATTATCCCAATCTCCTCGATGGTCCAACCCGAATCCAAAGGCAAATGGAAATATTTCTTCATACTTTTCGACTTCGAAAGTTTGGTTGGCCAATTTGCCATGCCTTGCCTCATGCCTTTGAGTGTTTTCAAGATGAAGTAAGGACTGCGGAAGCTTTTTTCGCCGTGCTCGCCATTTTAGGCAAAACGGATCTTTTAAGAACCCATGAATTAAACAAGGTTCTTGGGGTTGTAAAGACGATGCAACTTTTTTCAAGCAAAAATCCATAA
- the hisB gene encoding imidazoleglycerol-phosphate dehydratase HisB, which translates to MIASRTALIQRKTKETDISIKMTLDGKGTSEIKTGIGFFDHMLELFAYHASFDLILECKGDLGVDFHHTVEDCGIVLGEALNKSLGDKKGIARYGYCLLPMDETLVHSAIDISGRPYLCFRSPDHLPLVFLSAGNFQAQLLEEFLRAFVTHARLCLHIHILESKETHHLIEGTFKALARALKMAVCLEPACVERIPSTKGTIG; encoded by the coding sequence ATGATTGCTTCAAGAACTGCATTAATTCAAAGGAAAACAAAGGAAACGGACATTTCCATAAAAATGACCCTAGATGGGAAAGGGACAAGCGAAATAAAGACGGGTATTGGGTTTTTTGATCACATGCTTGAACTCTTTGCCTATCATGCTTCCTTCGATTTAATCCTTGAATGTAAAGGGGATCTTGGAGTTGATTTTCATCATACAGTAGAAGATTGTGGCATTGTTCTTGGCGAGGCTCTTAATAAATCTTTGGGCGATAAAAAAGGAATTGCTCGTTATGGATATTGTCTTTTACCTATGGATGAAACTCTAGTCCACTCAGCGATTGATATCAGCGGAAGGCCTTATCTTTGTTTTCGATCCCCTGACCATTTACCCCTAGTTTTTCTCTCTGCTGGTAATTTCCAAGCACAACTTTTGGAAGAATTTTTAAGGGCCTTTGTCACACATGCTAGACTTTGCCTTCATATCCATATATTGGAAAGTAAAGAGACGCATCATTTGATTGAAGGCACCTTTAAGGCCTTGGCAAGAGCTTTAAAGATGGCTGTTTGTTTAGAGCCAGCATGTGTTGAGCGTATCCCAAGCACGAAAGGAACTATAGGATAG
- a CDS encoding VIT1/CCC1 transporter family protein: MNLKQHELVKILHQNWLNEKKTARAYRDIAEIEKNPHKKEILLKLAETEEKHALKWEQELKALGQSCEETDLKFKRSIEKWLNQNLGIWNVVRRMENAEAKDELRYLKQKELFKGSAKLEQTLEELAKDEKSHVSILHNLIKKSPAPENKIDTILTREKWHGKGGNWITDSIYGINDGLGAVFGIVSGVAGATENQTHYILISGLAGMIASSLSMGAGAYLAAKSQKEVYEAEIEREKREIEENPQEEIEEMALFYQLQGFNEEESKWIAEKLYQKPEHFLSAMVSSELGLSQATFPKPWNACLSAAISTALGAFIPLVPFFFLSGIYAISFSFFISLVAHFLVGAAKTLVTARNWFFSGLEMTVVGVIEAVVTYSLGLLFRLPS; this comes from the coding sequence ATGAATTTGAAGCAACATGAACTTGTCAAGATTTTGCATCAGAACTGGCTAAACGAAAAGAAAACGGCAAGAGCCTATAGAGATATTGCAGAAATAGAAAAAAATCCCCACAAAAAAGAAATTCTCTTAAAACTAGCTGAAACGGAAGAAAAACATGCTCTTAAATGGGAGCAAGAACTCAAAGCGTTGGGTCAAAGTTGTGAAGAAACGGATTTAAAATTCAAAAGAAGCATTGAAAAGTGGTTAAATCAAAATTTGGGTATCTGGAATGTAGTGAGAAGAATGGAAAATGCCGAAGCAAAAGATGAACTGAGGTATTTGAAACAAAAAGAATTGTTTAAAGGATCGGCTAAGCTAGAGCAGACACTTGAAGAATTAGCAAAAGATGAAAAGAGTCATGTCTCCATTTTACATAATCTCATCAAAAAAAGTCCTGCACCAGAAAACAAGATAGATACTATTTTGACTAGGGAAAAATGGCACGGTAAAGGAGGGAACTGGATAACCGACTCCATTTATGGCATTAATGACGGATTAGGAGCTGTTTTTGGAATAGTCTCTGGTGTAGCTGGGGCTACAGAAAACCAAACCCATTACATCCTCATATCTGGGCTTGCCGGAATGATTGCCTCATCTTTGTCTATGGGGGCGGGAGCTTATCTAGCTGCCAAAAGCCAGAAGGAAGTATACGAAGCGGAGATTGAAAGGGAAAAAAGAGAAATTGAAGAAAATCCGCAAGAAGAAATAGAAGAAATGGCGCTTTTTTATCAGCTACAAGGCTTTAACGAAGAAGAATCAAAATGGATCGCAGAAAAGCTGTACCAAAAGCCAGAACATTTTCTTTCGGCGATGGTTAGCTCTGAGCTTGGTCTTTCGCAAGCTACCTTTCCAAAGCCCTGGAATGCTTGCCTATCGGCTGCTATTTCAACGGCTCTTGGCGCTTTTATCCCTTTGGTTCCTTTTTTCTTTCTATCAGGAATATACGCCATTTCCTTTTCCTTTTTTATAAGCCTAGTTGCCCACTTTCTTGTAGGCGCTGCAAAAACTCTTGTTACAGCAAGAAATTGGTTCTTTAGTGGTCTAGAAATGACAGTAGTGGGTGTGATCGAAGCAGTTGTTACTTATTCTCTTGGACTTCTTTTCCGATTGCCTTCATAG
- a CDS encoding Mpv17/PMP22 family protein, giving the protein MDMAFSRENTHSFLSDWCSQKKGEIKAVFKENLLPALIIGIFVAFLTIGYYQGWKVKELLEHLERLNREKGIWFTVSVNAICCGPLAVLLHVIVWEKGKVRYYHLESSVYKAFIFGLSIFFSNYVFKAVGLLFGEEPSFHGIICKVFVDNFLYTPFFWLPFIMALFKWKEARYQFFPFWKCWNPLIYMKEGTPLLLSNWIIWIPATTFLFAMPLALQLPFAMCCYIVWSLIVSCLLEQKKGQEQ; this is encoded by the coding sequence ATGGATATGGCCTTTAGTAGGGAAAACACTCATTCTTTTCTTTCAGATTGGTGTTCTCAAAAGAAAGGGGAGATTAAAGCAGTCTTTAAAGAAAATCTTCTGCCAGCGTTAATTATCGGCATCTTTGTTGCATTTCTTACGATTGGTTATTATCAGGGATGGAAAGTTAAGGAATTACTGGAGCATCTAGAACGTTTAAACAGAGAAAAAGGGATTTGGTTTACAGTTAGTGTCAATGCGATCTGCTGCGGACCCCTTGCAGTATTGTTACATGTGATAGTATGGGAAAAAGGCAAAGTCCGGTATTACCATCTTGAGTCCTCGGTTTACAAAGCTTTTATTTTTGGACTCAGTATTTTCTTTTCAAACTATGTCTTTAAAGCGGTTGGCTTGCTTTTTGGTGAGGAACCTTCATTTCATGGGATTATCTGCAAGGTTTTTGTAGACAATTTCCTTTATACTCCTTTTTTTTGGCTCCCTTTTATTATGGCTCTTTTCAAGTGGAAAGAAGCTAGATATCAGTTTTTCCCATTTTGGAAATGTTGGAATCCCTTGATATATATGAAAGAAGGAACTCCGTTGCTTCTTTCTAATTGGATCATTTGGATCCCCGCTACTACATTTCTTTTTGCGATGCCTTTGGCTTTGCAGCTTCCCTTTGCAATGTGTTGTTATATTGTCTGGTCTCTTATAGTTAGTTGCCTGTTAGAACAGAAAAAGGGCCAAGAACAATAG
- a CDS encoding aldehyde dehydrogenase family protein: protein MDNRTVLPEVETFLKDSPKKMLIDGKWVESLSGNTFPTYDPATEKILALVYEARKEDVDRAVNAARQAFEHGTWARISPSDRSKLMMRLADLMETHAEELAQIESLDNGKPLHAAKSSDVPASIELFRYMAGWATKIEGNTIPFSLASPNRYLAYTLKEPIGVVGQIIPWNYPLLMASWKLAPALATGCTVILKPAEQTPLTALRLGELIVEAGFPEGVVNILPGFGEPAGAAIANHCGIDKVAFTGSTEVGKSIVRAAVGNLKKLTLELGGKSPNIIFADADLDKAIGEAANAAFINSGQNCCAGSRLFIEKKIYEELTKAITQQAKELRVGSGFDTNSQIGPLISAEQLQRVSSYVQSGIRQGAEVGCGGVRIGEKGYFFAPTLLTNVHAQMKVYQEEIFGPVVCALPFDAEKEEDLIKMANETIYGLAAGIWTRDISKAHRLAAKIKAGTVWINCYNVDDPALPFGGYKQSGWGREMGHEVLENYLQTKSVCVQL from the coding sequence ATGGATAATAGAACTGTATTGCCTGAAGTAGAAACGTTTTTGAAAGATTCTCCAAAAAAAATGTTAATTGATGGAAAATGGGTAGAATCATTATCTGGAAATACGTTTCCGACATATGATCCGGCAACCGAAAAAATTCTTGCTTTAGTATATGAGGCAAGAAAAGAAGACGTAGATCGGGCTGTCAATGCCGCTAGGCAAGCTTTTGAACATGGAACATGGGCAAGGATATCTCCATCCGATCGTTCTAAGCTTATGATGAGACTTGCCGACCTGATGGAAACCCATGCCGAAGAGCTTGCCCAGATTGAATCCTTAGACAACGGCAAACCGCTTCATGCTGCAAAAAGCTCGGATGTTCCTGCTTCGATCGAATTGTTCCGTTACATGGCTGGCTGGGCTACCAAGATTGAAGGGAACACCATCCCCTTTTCTTTAGCTAGTCCAAATCGTTATTTGGCCTATACATTAAAAGAACCCATTGGTGTAGTGGGACAAATCATTCCATGGAATTATCCTCTTCTCATGGCCTCCTGGAAGCTGGCTCCAGCTTTAGCAACGGGCTGTACAGTAATTCTTAAGCCTGCAGAACAAACGCCCCTTACGGCGCTTAGACTTGGAGAGTTGATTGTGGAAGCGGGATTTCCAGAAGGAGTTGTGAACATTCTTCCTGGATTTGGTGAACCTGCTGGGGCAGCGATTGCCAATCATTGCGGCATCGACAAAGTGGCCTTTACGGGTTCTACAGAAGTAGGCAAAAGCATCGTGAGAGCAGCGGTTGGGAACTTAAAAAAACTAACCTTAGAGCTTGGAGGCAAATCCCCCAATATAATCTTTGCCGATGCAGACTTAGATAAAGCGATTGGCGAAGCGGCAAACGCGGCTTTTATAAATAGTGGTCAAAACTGTTGTGCTGGGAGCCGGCTTTTCATTGAAAAGAAAATCTATGAGGAATTGACAAAAGCCATAACTCAACAGGCCAAGGAGCTAAGGGTAGGTTCTGGATTTGATACAAATAGTCAAATTGGTCCTTTGATCTCTGCCGAACAGCTCCAAAGAGTATCTTCATATGTGCAGTCGGGCATTCGCCAAGGAGCAGAAGTAGGCTGTGGAGGGGTAAGAATAGGAGAAAAAGGCTATTTTTTTGCTCCGACTCTGCTGACTAATGTCCATGCGCAAATGAAGGTTTATCAAGAAGAGATTTTTGGTCCAGTTGTCTGCGCCCTACCTTTTGATGCTGAAAAGGAAGAAGATTTGATCAAAATGGCTAATGAGACTATCTATGGCTTGGCTGCAGGGATATGGACAAGAGACATTTCCAAGGCTCATCGGCTTGCTGCAAAGATCAAAGCGGGGACAGTATGGATCAACTGCTATAATGTTGATGATCCAGCCCTTCCTTTTGGAGGGTACAAACAATCAGGCTGGGGTAGAGAAATGGGACATGAAGTTTTGGAAAATTACCTCCAAACAAAATCGGTCTGCGTGCAGCTTTAA
- a CDS encoding DegT/DnrJ/EryC1/StrS family aminotransferase, with translation MNITVTKPFLPPIERYLSYLKLIWEKEWLTNNGPMVREFEVRLKEYLNLDYIVYVSNGTIALQLALKVLNIKGEVITSPFSFIATTSAILWEGCEPQMVDIFSDTLNINTSLIEEAITSKTSAILVPHIFGNPCDVEKIEEIGKKYGLNIIYDGAQAFGTYFNDKPIFAYGDITTISFHATKIFHTVEGGALVVRSKEIERKLRMMRNFGFADEYAICSLGINAKNSELHAAMGLCNLIHVKEIINERKRLSERYDKNLEGLPIKKQKIAERTQYNYSYYPVIFPEKGILEWIVSQCKERGIYPKRYFYPSLNHLSFMKKRSICPVSEYIAERILCLPLYNNLAVSTVDLISEIIVNALKR, from the coding sequence ATGAATATTACAGTGACAAAACCTTTTTTACCTCCAATAGAGCGTTATTTATCTTATCTAAAACTTATATGGGAAAAAGAATGGTTGACCAACAATGGACCTATGGTTAGAGAATTTGAGGTTAGATTAAAAGAATATCTTAATTTAGATTATATCGTATATGTCTCAAATGGAACAATCGCCTTACAACTTGCACTTAAAGTTTTGAACATAAAGGGAGAAGTTATTACTTCTCCTTTTAGTTTTATCGCTACAACCTCAGCAATTTTATGGGAAGGATGTGAGCCACAAATGGTTGATATTTTTTCTGACACATTGAACATCAATACTTCCTTAATCGAAGAAGCAATTACGAGCAAAACTAGCGCCATTCTGGTTCCTCATATATTTGGAAATCCGTGTGATGTGGAGAAAATAGAAGAAATAGGAAAAAAATATGGATTAAACATCATTTATGATGGAGCTCAAGCTTTCGGTACTTATTTTAATGATAAACCTATATTTGCTTATGGTGACATCACTACTATTAGCTTTCATGCTACAAAAATATTTCATACTGTTGAAGGTGGAGCATTGGTTGTTAGATCAAAGGAAATAGAAAGAAAACTGCGTATGATGAGGAATTTTGGTTTTGCCGATGAATATGCGATATGCAGTTTAGGAATTAACGCAAAAAACTCAGAATTGCACGCGGCTATGGGATTATGCAATCTGATTCATGTAAAAGAAATTATCAATGAACGAAAAAGACTCTCAGAGAGGTATGATAAAAATTTAGAAGGTTTGCCAATTAAAAAACAGAAAATAGCAGAAAGAACTCAATATAATTATTCCTATTATCCGGTAATATTTCCTGAAAAAGGAATTCTGGAATGGATAGTATCTCAATGCAAAGAAAGGGGGATATATCCTAAACGTTATTTTTATCCTTCACTTAATCATCTTTCCTTTATGAAAAAAAGAAGTATATGTCCAGTAAGCGAGTATATAGCTGAAAGAATTCTCTGCCTGCCATTGTATAATAACCTTGCCGTGTCGACGGTAGACCTAATCAGTGAAATTATAGTTAATGCCTTAAAGAGATAA
- a CDS encoding glycosyltransferase family 2 protein, translating into MKRFLISIGIPVYNGERFLRESIKSALSQSWSEKEILVVDDGSTDSTQSIIRSFQGNIRSFRIEHQGVSKARNVILKESKGLWIQYLDADDYLLEDKIETQIKECPNIQKYDVLLGDCSSKNGKEAKEKRIVFNLNILRTLIWIPSSNGSIGIIQMSPAAYF; encoded by the coding sequence ATGAAACGATTCCTCATTAGCATAGGTATTCCAGTCTACAATGGAGAAAGATTCTTAAGGGAATCGATCAAAAGTGCCCTGTCGCAGAGTTGGAGTGAAAAAGAAATTTTGGTAGTCGATGATGGTTCGACAGATTCGACGCAGTCCATCATTAGATCTTTTCAAGGAAATATCCGGTCATTTCGCATTGAACACCAAGGAGTCTCAAAAGCACGCAATGTGATTCTTAAAGAAAGCAAAGGCCTTTGGATTCAATATCTAGACGCAGATGATTATCTATTGGAAGATAAAATAGAAACCCAGATTAAGGAATGCCCTAATATTCAAAAATATGATGTCTTGCTAGGGGATTGCTCGTCGAAGAATGGGAAAGAGGCCAAAGAAAAAAGAATTGTTTTCAACCTGAATATCTTACGCACACTTATTTGGATCCCTTCATCCAATGGTTCAATAGGTATAATCCAAATGTCGCCGGCTGCCTATTTTTAA
- a CDS encoding FkbM family methyltransferase, with translation MSWNKRLIRYANVVKTFENWPVYFQYRKERKGANPIQKLSDPIVFKCRNHQILIAVPKSKMDNLFEEIFALRIYWPNFWSWANKEKLTVIDIGSNIGLFSYFVFSQFPNSKVIAIEPIEENLRWMESLHQMNPTTQFFVKKGVIYSERNEVDLFLASEGPFPVLSSVLSTFSQNISKKIRIPSYLIEDLFSEYQIEKCDLCKLDCEGAEYEILFHCPSKIYDRINRIVLEAHHISHPECSPFLLHNFLKDKGYSVYSEPMTEQTTMIYAWK, from the coding sequence ATGAGTTGGAATAAGCGGCTCATCCGGTATGCTAATGTGGTTAAAACTTTTGAAAATTGGCCAGTTTACTTTCAGTATAGAAAAGAGCGAAAAGGCGCCAATCCTATTCAAAAGCTTTCAGACCCTATTGTTTTTAAATGTAGGAATCATCAGATCCTAATTGCTGTTCCTAAATCAAAGATGGATAATCTCTTTGAAGAAATATTCGCTTTGAGAATCTATTGGCCTAATTTTTGGAGTTGGGCTAATAAAGAAAAATTGACTGTGATAGACATCGGCTCAAATATTGGACTTTTTTCGTATTTTGTCTTTAGCCAATTTCCAAATTCAAAAGTAATTGCAATTGAACCAATTGAAGAAAACCTTCGATGGATGGAATCCCTTCATCAGATGAATCCAACAACACAGTTCTTCGTTAAAAAAGGAGTTATATATTCGGAGAGAAATGAAGTTGACCTTTTTCTGGCTTCAGAGGGTCCGTTCCCAGTTCTAAGCTCTGTTCTTTCTACATTTAGTCAGAACATATCAAAAAAAATTCGGATTCCATCCTATCTTATAGAAGATCTTTTTAGCGAATATCAGATTGAAAAATGTGATTTGTGCAAACTGGATTGTGAAGGAGCTGAATATGAAATTCTCTTTCATTGTCCATCCAAAATCTATGATCGGATTAATCGTATTGTTCTTGAGGCTCATCATATCTCACATCCCGAATGTTCTCCCTTTTTGCTCCATAATTTTCTGAAAGACAAAGGATATTCTGTTTATAGTGAGCCGATGACAGAACAGACCACCATGATCTATGCATGGAAATAA